The DNA region AACAAATGAATCAAACTAGGCTTAGCTTGCAGaatccaaactaaggtttggaccGAAGAATAACTACCTACGCAGTTTAGATACGCGCAAAATTTACAACtaaaggaatcaataggaacaaattacaagtgtatacatggagggatgtTCACACATCAAGCCTTCAATGTGGACCTTACGTGGGTGTCTGCCATATTCTGCGCCAAGATTTAATGTTGTAAGTGAAAGCGACTGCATaatgttatttaaaataatcagaTTTTGGCCCACATTGTGTATATCTTCATTCTCTCAACATATGTGACGGCATATTTAACGAAACTGACAAGAAAGGAGGAAATCTAGTCCTTCACATGAAGTTCATGGGGACTTTCGGATAGATTACAAATTCTTGAATTGTCTTGACGAATCACTCAGAATTAACTCAAGAATTGTGCGTGTTTTCAGATTCAGTCCGCGAAGCGAAAGCTCTGGCAGAATCACTAGTGATGTCTTCACGGGTAGTACATAAAACTAGCCGTTTGGAAGGAACTAGTAGATATCTGAATACGTGGGCTACTTCAGtgttaaatcatttatttcagcaGCTAAACGGCCACGAAATTGGATATGTAGTTGGTCTACGGAAAGACATCTAAATACTTGAGTCTGTAGCTTCAGAATAAACAATATGGTTCTCTGATTTGAAACGTGCGCTGAAAAATGGGAAAGAATATTCAGCAATCCTCTAGGGGTGTCTTGAAATAAGCCATATAGTACGACTCAGAATGTACAAAATCGCGTTTCATCGATATGTCGTAGAGTTTACTGATCATGATTAAACACCGTATGCAGTCATATTTATTTTTCCACCGAATGTAATCAGTAAAAAATATTCGAATCTCGTGGCTCTTTGAAATCTAAAATCACACCCCTACGTGTCAAACACAGAAATACATTTTTTCCAGCTTTATAGTCAGAGTTCTTATCTAGTGTTAGATAGTTTTATTCTGCTCTGGTTAGAGTATGCCAACATGGTTTGCTTCCCTTTACCCCGAAAAGAAAATAAGTACATTATAGTTCATCCACAGATGAAATACAAAATCACATCTTGATTTGGAGTTTGAGTGCCAAATGGAATCCCTGAAAACACTTGGTGTATGTCCATTACACTAAATGAGTTTGGGCAGCGACCTTAACATGATCTGTGATATCACAAATACACATGGAAATCATCTGGTCACTTAACTAGGTTCGAACTCTTGGAGAGTGGGTAAACTCAGGTTACTAGCTCAAAGTGCCAACGTGGGTTGTCGGAACTCCCTATATCTGATGTCCTCTACATAAAATCCCTGGTGTTCTTTAAGTGAAGAGTTGGTATTTCCCTAATGATTCAGGGTAGCATTCCATTCATATTTATCAAAACTCCTTTTTTTCCCTGTTAGAAGGTATCAGTGATCCGTTTTTATCAGTCACGTAGGCTTGTTGAAGAGATGATTCTTTTATTCTATCTGTATTTATTCAAAACCATTTGAAGCTCGTTTGATGTAGATCTCTTATATATATTCAAGACGTATTGCGTTCATTGTGACTCACAAGAAAATTTTCTACAATATAAGGTTTGAATTTTGAAGAATTGATACGTACAGTGCATTTGTTTAGCCGGCACGAGTATAAATCACAAACATTTTGGGCGGGAAGTCAGTCGTCGTTAATATGATGGAGTCTCAGCGCAGGGGATTACGGGTTTTGAATACGTCCGAACATATAGAGCCAAAGAAAGTACGGATCATTCTATACATCATTGTGGTTTAGACACAGCTTTCAGTTGAGAAAAAGCCTGGAATAATACCTGCTAAACATTTTGTAAAGGAACCAATTGCCAATAAACCCGTTGTCAACAAAGTTGCTCCGTTTATTATTTTCCAAGACCCTATTGAAACTCATTGCCAGCATTGTGGTGCTTTGCGCTTTAAAAGCCAGAAAGATCAGCATCTTAATTCCTCGAAAGAGTATAAGGAAACTGCTACTCAAGTGGAAGTCATAGACCTTAATGCTTGGTTGTGTTCAGGTAACATtctaataaatattcttaagttCCAGAGCATGCACCTGAAAAGTATTGGGAAACCGTCGCGGAACAAAGGCGAGTGGCTTTAAAGGAAACCTTAGATGAAAATTTGCAGGTAAGATGGGATCATCAATGCTTATATTTATAGCTGTGTGAACTCGTTGAGAAGCTGAACTTTGAAATTGAAAGACTAAGTGCCATCGCTTCAAGTGGTGATCACATTGATTCGATGTACAACGTAAGTGGCTGGTTGATTACTTAGTAAATTCATAATATATATGTGACTAAACATCGTTCAGACTGGTAAAGCTTTCGGTGTCTAATCGAATACTAAGCTGACGAAGTAGTTTTCAGATGCCTTTTTCCAGAGTGTCTCTTTGCACTAATTATGCATATCTTTGATGTTCCAGTCCCTTTTGATCCCCACTCAGCTTGGCGCGATTGATTTACAGTTATCAAGTCTTGTTTTTTAGTTGTACTAGGCACTCAATCAAATACGTCTTCAGATCAAGCACGTCGGTACATTGGTTCTAGTCGCCATAATCCATTTATACAGCTGGGTTGAATTTTCAGAACAAACCCCAGAGTAGTAGACGTAACGGTAATGACGGTAGTAAAAATTAGGGATTGGATCTAAGTTTCAAAAAATATAAAGTATTGAAATCTAGGAAAAATTGAGTAATCTAAACAAATAAGATCTAAGGTAAGGCGATAATCTCGTCTTCGCCAACGTGGACAACTTGATGCTTTGTCATTCAGCCTAACCgttggttataataatcacCCGGAACCCATCCAAGTACTCCGCACCTATTAACATGGCCTATTCCAGTAGTCAGCGTCTTCATAAGCTAGAGCTGTGTCTTGACTTGGTCACCCCTGGCTTCCTTCCATCCTTCACTAGCCATCATTGCGTGACGAGGTAATCGGTTGCTGTGGGTACGTGATACTTTTGCATACTATCTCAGTTGATAAGGTTTCGCTACTTCATCAACCGATTCGCTATACTTACCTAATACTTTGCGTCTAACTGGATGATTCTAAAGTATACGAACAATACCCTGAAGACATGACCAATTACTACTAACCTAGGCGTACTATCTGTTTTTAAGGGCCATATTTTGTGGAGCAGGCTGGTACACTACAGACTTGTCCTTTGGTTGGCAGACATTGTTCTTGAGCCACGAGTGACTCAAGTTTCCAAAAGCTAGCCTAGCTTTCTAAATTCGTGCCAGAATCCCGTCAAATCCCAACACACATGtactgatgagacttccaaggtaAATGGTCGATTATTTCGCgctctatcattagttcaggcgTTAATTTCGATTATTTAGCAAATGAGAAAAGCATTCAAAACCCTTTTAAGTTTTGTATAGAAAAGCCAGAGCGTTACTATGGATTCTTGTCGCTGAATTTTAACGATTAACACTGCATAAGTGCTCTCATCCCAGTATTCTCGGAAACTGGGTTTGTGATGGTTTCATCAATCTAAAAGCATGATCATTAAGTTTAAGGCGTGAGTGTGTAAGGGGTGTCGGCCAGTCGTTTCAGGATATGATCAAACTCATACCCTGGAAACAACACTAATGCCTTGAGTCCGTCAAGAGTGTGTTACTCGTTCGGATGAGGTAAATGAGCTTAGTTCAGAATATTGGCTATTCATCGAAACCCTACTTTCTCCATATCTATATTTGTTTAGGGCTGTATCCGAGCCACATAAATCGAAGGATTTATGTGGCTCATATCTATTTGgttcctccttgtaccaatgtttatgtgtttaaataaaataatcaacaaaatgTCGAATTTCCTAATTTATCGGTGAGCAAGTACATAAAGGTAGTAAAAATGCGTGTGATTGAACAGAGGTTGGAAACTTGTGTAAGAAAGTTAACAAACTTATGCTTTAAGTCTGCGGAAAACCCGACCGTCCGATTGTTTTACTTGGTGTCAGTATTTTATATGACCTGGATAATTTCTCGTCGCTGAACTTATTTTTGGTTTACTTTTAGCAATTATTTGGAGGGCAAGAAGCACACAGTGATCTCTCCGCAAAGCCTCAGGAACCCAGCTGTGAACCTAACCCAGCACAATTGACGTGAATGCTTCATACCGGGCTTTATGAACTAAGTCTAAAGATTTGAACCTTAGATTTTGTGATTACTTTTATATTTGTGTATGATTTCATGATGCTAATAGATATGTTATCAATGTCTTCCACTTAGTACTGATGCACTGTAATGGTTCCATGTGGAGTGTTCTCTGTTTTTTTCACCTCATAAGACATAATTATTGGAATGCTCAGGGAATTTGATCAAGTCTAGTTTAGTTTAATATATCATTCATGGTGTATTGAGTTAGCATATATGTTCAGAATCAAACAGGTTTATGTTGTCACTGTGAGCTACGGCCTAGATGAAATATCAGTTTGTGAACATATGTTTGGGGTCTTATGTTACGGAAAAATTGAGAACCTCTCTATTCTCTTCACTTATCAAATATTAAGATACTCGGTTTCAGCCAATAAGTCATAAATCCCTAACTCGCTCCGTCAACTTCATTTTGGAACACGCTTCattagccctcacacaaactgTGTTCCTACACTGAGTGCATAAAGTCCGTTGTTGGTGAGTTACCTTAACTAACTCTTCGTGTGGAGTTACCGTACCTTAGAATTTACTGGTGACTCAAGTAACCATCTATTTATGTGGCAATGCCAACCTTACATATGAGCCAATATTTAGTTGGAATAAAAGTCAGTTCATAGGTGGGTTCCAATGCTTAAAGGATTGTAATTATAATACTAAGAGTCATTAGTGACAAGTCTTTCGTTCATTTCGTATGGTTGGTTGTAAAAAAGTGTATCCAGTCAGAAAATTTATTCGCAAGCTTTCACCACCAAACATTAGTTTAACGGAGCCAAGTCATTAGATCTGTCTAGGAAGTAGGTAGATAAGTCATACTTCTGCAGGAAAGAGTTCGTAAGCAAAACTCTTGATGTTCAGGTTCGCCTTTGAAATTTAGTGATATCTATTTTGGAAATGTTCCTGAGATTTGGTTCTTAGCGGAGTCGTAATCGACTGTCTTTCACTTCATGTAGTATTGAAATGAGTAATTCTGGGGTTCTCGGGGATGTTATGTGAAGTTATTCCAGTCAGTTGCTATCATTATTTTAGGTATTGTTTACTCGCAGTTTGGCAAGACATTGAATTTATCAAGATATTGGTTGGTGCATGAATGATTCATGGAAAGCATGTCTTGAAACCCAATTAGCTCATCGCTTCGGCAGAAGCGCGTTTAATGTAATGGATATGATGCGCTTCTTAGATAGAGCTTATTTTCGTAAACTAGGTATCTCTCGTTTATTTTTGAGTGATAACGTGAACAAAGCTATTTGTGTAAAGTGATGAACCGTTGAATGGATATATAACGGCTACAAATGTGTATGCATACATACTCTCGACAAGTTATCACCCAGTATGAAACAAGTGTCTCCCGGTCGTAAGTGGTTAACGATGGATGTAATACCTGGCATGAATGTGTATGGGTCGAAGTTAGTGA from Schistosoma haematobium chromosome ZW, whole genome shotgun sequence includes:
- a CDS encoding hypothetical protein (EggNog:ENOG410W15V), yielding MMESQRRGLRVLNTSEHIEPKKTQLSVEKKPGIIPAKHFVKEPIANKPVVNKVAPFIIFQDPIETHCQHCGALRFKSQKDQHLNSSKEYKETATQVEVIDLNAWLCSEHAPEKYWETVAEQRRVALKETLDENLQLCELVEKLNFEIERLSAIASSGDHIDSMYNQLFGGQEAHSDLSAKPQEPSCEPNPAQLT